A genomic region of Bactrocera dorsalis isolate Fly_Bdor chromosome 3, ASM2337382v1, whole genome shotgun sequence contains the following coding sequences:
- the LOC125777738 gene encoding uncharacterized protein LOC125777738 gives MESNPFRQKPVFHKKDKQFGVSRNKVDTRGKLNKKEKEWGIQKFTPVVKTQLPTPWSTFKNEIIQKQQEEAKLLNNPNMESEEARQFLKKRDQNFRRSEIAEGRKEDIKWEDFSEKAHKKSSEKRRRRKQIKKIQRNKDKSPLSQNSFPVVDEAILNNFDSKKLTSHQNNRIRKMITKTTYLARGAPIESVVNDLKRRGLKPTKKLV, from the coding sequence ATGGAAAGTAATCCGTTTAGGCAAAAGCCTGTATTTCACAAGAAAGACAAACAGTTTGGAGTGTCTCGGAATAAAGTTGATACTCGGGGTAAATTGAACAAGAAGGAGAAAGAATGGGGTATACAAAAATTTACGCCAGTTGTGAAAACTCAATTACCAACCCCATGGTCAACCTTCAAGAACGAAATAATTCAGAAACAGCAAGAGGAGGCAAAATTACTAAACAATCCAAACATGGAAAGTGAAGAAGCCAGGCAGTTTTTGAAGAAACGAGATCAAAATTTTCGACGTTCGGAAATAGCTGAAGGCCGAAAAGAAGACATCAAATGGGAAGACTTTAGTGAAAAAGCACATAAGAAGAGCAGCGAAAAAAGAAGGCGtagaaaacaaattaagaaaatccAAAGAAATAAGGATAAATCTCCTTTATCGCAAAATTCCTTTCCTGTAGTGGACGAAGCAATTTTAAACAACTTTGACAGCAAAAAACTTACTTCCCACCAGAATAACAGAATTCGGAAAATGATTACCAAAACTACGTATTTGGCCCGAGGAGCACCAATTGAATCAGTAGTGAATGATTTGAAACGACGAGGGCTTAAGCCTACGAAAAAACTTGTGTGA
- the LOC125777615 gene encoding uncharacterized protein LOC125777615 — protein MSFLDAISPEKRALFEERAHDDDDVPSCSRTQYKASTVALAGFVNPATTTPSSRIECTEEVDGMCSKVNNYLSDLSRFLTARNLTLSSTKSTATIFTNWTKEYRLELNIAVDGVKIPTVNNPKILGVTFDSLCSFTPHTTAIIAKVQSRNKILKSLAGSTWGKDKETLLAIYKVIGRSVLNYAAPIWSPGCSGTQIRKLQTCQNTALRATTGCLLSETRKLPVKEHNELLSRQFLLGCFRRNHPCSHLLRAEPPPRSIKRSFLDYVDDIEQYADRTSAQQTFDRY, from the exons ATGAGCTTCCTAGACGCTATTTCGCCGGAGAAACGCGCACTCTTTGAGGAGCGTGCGCATGACGACGATGATGTGCCCTCTTGCAGCCGCACTCAGTACAAGGCGTCTACTGTGGCTCTTGCAGGTTTTGTGAACCCCGCCACCACAACCCCCTCAAGCAGGATCGAATGCACCGAGGAAG tcgatggcatgtgttcgaaagtaaacaactacctctccgacctttcccgtttcctcactgcacgaaatcTCACACTTTCctccaccaaatccacagcgaccatatttacaaactggacgaaggagtatagacttgaacttaatattgcagtcgatggcgtcaaaatccCGACTGttaataaccctaagattttaggtgtaaccttcgatagtctatgctccttcaccCCCCATAccaccgcgattatcgccaaggtacagagccgcaacaaaatcctcaagtcgctagccggcagcacatggggaaaagacaaagaaacgttgttggcaattTACAAGGTAATCGGCCGgtcggtcctcaactacgcagcaccaatatggtcgcctggatgcagtggtacgcagataaGAAAACTTCAGACCTGCCAAAATACAGCACTTCGggccacgacgggatgcctcttgagtGAGACGCGCAAGctacctgtaaaggagcataatgaactcctctccaggcagttcctgctgggatgtttccgtaggaatcacccttgtAGCCACCTGCTTAGAGCGGAACcacctcctaggagcatcaagaggtcattcctcgactacgtcgacgacatcgaacagtacgccgaccggacttcggcGCAACAGACtttcgacaggtactga
- the LOC105225368 gene encoding NADH dehydrogenase [ubiquinone] 1 alpha subcomplex subunit 8: MVITNDITLPTDEELTVQELNLSTSALRAGAFHLGKHCENQNNEFMLCRQELDDPRACINEGKAVTSCALDFFRKVKKTCHEEFLQYATCLDKSSGNMAFGHCRKTQGVFDKCVSDNLGIDRPEYGYFTRAKIHSTEREAPPKAIKKEYPDATPGLPDDYPKPPAKYGSRFHWLE; the protein is encoded by the exons ATGGTAATTACTAATGATATCACGTTGCCCACTGATGAAGAGTTAACAGTGCAAGAGTTGAATTTGTCCACTTCGGCCCTTCGAGCTGGTGCATTTCATTTAGGGAAACATTGTGAAAATCAGAATAAT gAATTTATGCTATGTCGACAAGAGTTAGATGACCCCCGGGCATGCATTAATGAAGGCAAAGCAGTAACTAGCTGCGCTTTGGACTTTTTCCGGAAAGTAAAAAAGACTTGCCATGAAGAGTTCCTTCAATATGCAACTTGTTTAGACAAAAGCAGCGGCAATATGGCTTTTGGACA tTGCCGAAAAACACAAGGTGTTTTTGATAAATGCGTATCCGATAATTTAGGTATTGATCGTCCTGAATATGGCTACTTTACTCGAGCAAAG ATTCACTCCACTGAACGTGAAGCTCCACCTAAAGCTATAAAGAAGGAATATCCTGATGCTACACCTGGTCTGCCAGATGATTACCCCAAGCCTCCAGCCAAATATGGATCTCGTTTCCATTGGTTGGAATAA
- the LOC105225369 gene encoding uncharacterized protein LOC105225369, giving the protein MAPRVYFEFVVLRMTYDSHLHPNKPRISFTHRKHSPSASLIEARDWFDLVMARERSKLPQGSKLRYTEWRIISGDAKLFYVEGYLYDKILVFMGEESNYWMFYENVQRPRRIEGSGRLPLTYCACCLKSQYKTVLDTIKNCLSRKG; this is encoded by the exons ATGGCGCCGAGAGTATACTTTGAATTTGTTGTACTCCGTATGACATATGATTCTCATCT CCACCCGAATAAACCACGTATTAGTTTCACACATAGGAAGCATTCACCTAGTGCGTCGCTAATAGAAGCACGAGATTGG tttgATCTAGTAATGGCCCGGGAAAGGTCGAAATTACCACAAGGTTCAAAACTTAGATATACAGAGTGGCGAATTATTTCAGGTGATGCTAAATTGTTTTACGTTGAAGGATACCTCTACGATAAAATACTTGTGTTTATGGGAGAAGAGTCAAACTATTGGATGTTCTATGAAAATGTACAACGTCCTCGAAGAATTGAGGGCAGTGGCCGACTACCATTGACATATTGTGCATGCTGTTTAAAAAGCCAATATAAAACCGTTTTAGATACAATAAAGAATTGTTTATCTAGAAagggataa
- the LOC105225370 gene encoding RNA-binding protein 28, with product MELTNSIQNENSFIDKEETNRKRRNPFNTQLRKDDKERRQKKKARIIARNISYKVKEDALLKHFSQWGNVEELNLLKRSDGKLVGCAFVQYSRVNQASKAILKGNNMKFLGRPLYIDWALGKDEYTNKKNGQNSGEPDEKKPKIELKEENEKESRDSSNDESENAEDELVDDVQESHEDDDHRTADDNTDSDDKSKSKLKIKQVDKEKHKSNDVQNGCTIFVKNVNFDAVDTDVRKVFRKFGPLYYAIINREPISGHSKGTAFVKFKNKESADLCLQSGGELYLMDQLLEIYPALSKNEIQNQEKFKSNKEVAKDSRNLYLAREGLIMANSKSAEGVSASDMTKRHKLEQIKTQVLKNLNRFVSRNRLSIHNLPLNFDNEKLKKMAMTYTGYRPHECRVMRENKITPEHPKGKSKGFGFMSFSTHQEALAALRKLNNNPSIFGTQHRPIVAFSIEDRTVEKIKEKRKEKSKLNNPTFKEKLEKRKETRNLKRQGKLNQNKQIPQSDDKAKLKKHIKKLEESRTAPQTSVKDNETDVLDDFVGTAAKPGSNIRLRSNKKIAEQAQDHRKNVKANKRKEKAKKIRQIHLAERNEVERPKQGKKEEYDDLEHLVKKYKRMIDSQANVGSSREYQEKPDKVVPKRTKWYLE from the exons ATGGAGTTAACTAATTCAATTCAAAATGAGAACAGTTTCATCGATAAAGAAGAAACAAATAGAAAGCGCCGAAATCCATTCAATACACAACTACGTAAAGATGATAAGGAACGCCGACAGAAGAAGAAAGCTCGAATCATTGCGAGAAATATAAGTTATAAAGTAAAAGAAGATGCCTTACTTAAACATTTTAGTCAATGGGGTAATGTGGAGGAACTTAATCTTCTGAAGCGTTCTGATGGAAAATTAGTAGGTTGTGCATTTGTACAGTACAGTAGAGTAAACCAAGCTTCTAAGGCTATCTTAAAAGGAAATAACATGAAATTCCTCGGACGGCCACTGTATATCGATTGGGCATTGGGTAAAGatgaatatacaaataaaaagaatGGTCAAAATTCAGGAGAACCAGATGAAAAGAAACCTAAAATAGAACTAAAggaagaaaacgaaaaagaatCACGAGACTCTTCTAATGATGAG tccGAAAATGCTGAAGATGAGCTGGTTGATGATGTACAAGAAAGTCACGAGGATGATGATCACAGGACAGCAGATGATAATACGGATTCAGATGACAAGtccaaatcaaaattaaaaattaaacaggtGGACAAAGAAAAACACAAATCGAATGATGTGCAAAATGGTTGTacgatatttgtaaaaaatgtcaacTTCGATGCAGTGGATACTGATGTACGTAAAGTATTTCGCAAATTCGGTCCCCTTTATTATGCAATTATTAACCGAGAACCGATATCGGGTCACTCCAAGGGTACAGCCTTTGTAAAGTTTAAGAATAAAGAATCCGCTGATCTTTGTTTACAATCCGGTGGTGAACTTTATTTGATGGACCAACTCCTTGAAATATATCCAGCGTTAAGCAAGAATGAAATTCAAAACCAAGAAAAGttcaaatcaaataaagaagttgcAAAGGACTCACGTAACTTATATTTAGCCAGAGAAGGGCTTATTATGGCTAATAGCAAGTCTGCTGAAGGGGTATCTGCATCCGACATGACTAAGCGACACAAACTGGAGCAAATAAAAACTCAAGTGTTAAAAAATCTTAACCG gtTTGTTTCAAGAAATCGCCTTTCTATTCATAATTTACCTCTTAATTTTGATAACGAAAAGCTGAAGAAAATGGCTATGACTTATACGGGATACAGACCGCATGAATGCAGAGTAATGcgagaaaataaaattacaccTGAACATCCAAAAGGGAAATCAAAAGGCTTTGGATTTATGTCATTCAGCACTCATCAAGAAGCATTGGCAGCCTTGAGAAAGCTTAACAACAATCCATCAATATTTGGAACTCAACAT cgcCCGATTGTAGCTTTCAGTATTGAAGATAGAACAGTAGAAAAAATAAAGGAGAAACGTAAAGAAAAATCCAAACTAAACAATCCAACTTTCAAAGAAaagttagaaaaacgaaaagaaacgCGAAACCTGAAAAGACAaggaaaattaaatcaaaataaacaaataccaCAAAGTGACGATAAGGCGAAACTAaagaaacatataaaaaaactagAAGAATCGCGTACTGCACCTCAAACTAGTGTGAAAGATAATGAAACAGATGTGTTAGACGATTTCGTTGGTACAGCAGCAAAACCTGGTTCTAACATCCGTTTgcgatcaaataaaaaaattgctgaaCAGGCACAGGACCatcgaaaaaatgtaaaagcaaataaacgTAAAGAGAAAGCCAAAAAAATTCGCCAAATTCATTTGGCTGAGCGAAACGAGGTTGAGAGGCCAAAACAAGGGAAAAAAGAAGAATACGACGATTTAGAACATttggtgaaaaaatataaacgcaTGATAGACAGTCAAGCTAACGTGGGAAGTAGCAGAGAATATCAAGAGAAACCCGACAAAGTCGTACCAAAAAGGACAAAATGGTATTTAGAATAG
- the LOC105225372 gene encoding ATP-dependent zinc metalloprotease YME1L isoform X2, translating into MFCAYTHLGSLGRKPTHNRYIARTRTAGERRTAETRPYQFDLMRDLSQLVNKSPRNIKRIMEHNACSRSFFNPQRINDVLSRTKTTITSNGICVSVDIGLPMRKRAKHLIDITFSASGQMNSKLLVPLFGQQIGFVRHFKTDRSIDAEMKRNPTIFSRLKTAFGGSSQKIDAEMSQVQAETLKKLLQKSSEQGQKKNEVDNIKIAFAEGYLAATNSDESPKSGKTMKYLKVFQQLLVIVVFIGIFLSLFSSSNGSMFRIQLGNQVEVDPEEIHVTFDDVKGCDEAKQELKEVVEFLKSPEKFSNLGGKLPKGVLLVGPPGTGKTLLARAVAGEANVPFFHAAGPEFDEVLVGQGARRVRDLFKAAKQRAPCVIFIDEIDSVGAKRTNSVLHPYANQTINQLLAEMDGFHQNAGVIVLGATNRRDDLDQALLRPGRFDVEVVVSTPDFTGRKEILSLYLAKILHDEIDLDMLARGTSGFTGADLENMINQAALRAAIDGAETVTMKHLESARDKVLMGPERKARLPDEEANLITAYHEGGHAIVAYYTKESHPLHKVTIMPRGPSLGHTAYIPEKERYHVTKAQLLAMMDTMMGGRAAEELVFGVEKITSGASSDLKQATSIATHMVKDWGMSEKVGLRTFDNAKGLVAAESLGPNTVEIVDAEIKRILNESYERAKAILRKHTKEHKALAEALLKYETLDAEDIKAIMNDSH; encoded by the exons ATGTTTTGTGCATATACACATTTGGGAAGCCTGGGGCGAAAGCCCACACATAATCGCTATATTGCAAGGACAAGAACAGCTGGTGAAAGGAGAACGGCGGAAACAAG ACCTTACCAATTTGATTTGATGAGAGACTTATCACAGCTTGTAAACAAGTCTCCCCGTAATATTAAACGAATAATGGAACACAATGCCTGCTCTCGTTCATTCTTCAACCCACAACGGATAAATGATGTACTATCAAGAACGAAAACCACTATTACCTCGAATGGTATTTGTGTAAGTGTGGATATCGGCTTACCCATGCGAAAGCGTGCCAAACACTTGATTGATATCACTTTTAGTGCATCTGGACAGATGAATTCAAAGTTACTTGTCCCATTATTTGGCCAACAAAT AGGTTTTGTTCGACATTTCAAAACGGATCGCTCTATTGATGCAGAGATGAAAAGGAATCCTACAATATTTTCTAGATTAAAAACAGCTTTCGGCGGAAGCTCACAAAAAATTGATGCGGAAATGTCTCAAGTACAAgcggaaacattaaaaaaattgcttcaaaaaagtAGTGAACAAggacaaaagaaaaatgaa gTGGATAATATTAAAATAGCCTTTGCCGAAGGGTATTTGGCTGCTACAAACTCCGATGAGTCACCTAAATCGGGGAAAACTATGAAATACCTTAAA gTTTTTCAACAACTATTAGTAATAGTTGTCTTCATTGGAATATTTCTAAGTTTGTTTTCGTCCTCAAATGGTTCTATGTTTAG AATACAACTGGGCAACCAAGTAGAAGTAGATCCAGAAGAAATTCATGTGACATTTGATGATGTTAAGGGATGTGATGAAGCGAAACAAGAGTTAAAAGAGGTCGTGGAATTTCTTAAAAGTCCTGAAAAGTTTTCCAATTTGGGGGGTAAATTGCCAAAAGGTGTGCTATTAGTTGGACCTCCTGGTACTGGCAAAACACTACTTGCCCGTGCGGTGGCTGGCGAGGCAAACGTTCCATTCTTCCATGCTGCTGGTCCTGAATTTGATGAAGTACTCGTTGGCCAGGGAGCAAGACGTGTACGCGATCTATTTA AAGCAGCAAAGCAGCGTGCCCCTTGTGTGATTTTTATCGATGAAATCGATTCAGTTGGAGCAAAACGAACGAATTCAGTTTTACATCCATATGCCAACCAAACCATTAATCAATTGTTGGCAGAAATGGACGGTTTCCACCAAAATGCAGGTGTAATCGTATTAGGCGCCACAAATAGGCGAGATGATCTTGACCAAGCCTTATTGCGGCCAGGACGATTTGATGTTGAG GTTGTGGTATCCACCCCAGACTTTACTGGTCGAAAGGAAATCCTTTCActttatttagcaaaaattcTTCATGACGAAATTGATTTGGATATGTTGGCTCGAGGTACATCTGGTTTTACAGGTGCAGATTTGGAGAATATGATAAACCAAGCAGCTTTAag AGCCGCTATAGATGGGGCCGAAACCGTAACAATGAAACATTTGGAAAGTGCACGGGACAAAGTTTTAATGGGTCCCGAAAGAAAGGCCCGGTTACCTGATGAAGAGGCAAACCTTATCACAGCGTACCACGAAGGTGGTCACGCTATTGTTGCTTATTATACTAAG gAATCACACCCATTGCATAAGGTTACAATAATGCCAAGAGGTCCTTCACTTGGTCACACTGCATACATTCCTGAAAAGGAGCGTTACCATGTGACTAAAGCTCAACTTCTAGCCATGATGGATACAATGATGGGAGGAAGAGCAGCGGAAGAGTTAGTTTTTGGTGTGGAAAAAATCACATCCGGGGCGAGCAGTGACTTAAAGCAAGCTACTTCCATCGCAACGCATATGGTCAAAGACTGGGGTATGTCGGAGAAGGTGGGGCTTCGCACATTTGACAATGCAAAAGGACTTGTTGCAGCGGAATCATTAGGCCCAAATACGGTAGAAATAGTTGATGCCGAGATAAAGcgaattttaaatgaaagttACGAGCGCGCTAAGGCAATATTAAGGAAACATACGAAAGAACATAAGGCATTAGCCGAGGCGTTACTAAAGTACGAAACTCTTGACGCGGAAGATATAAAAGCTATAATGAATGATTCGCATTAG
- the LOC105225372 gene encoding ATP-dependent zinc metalloprotease YME1L isoform X1, with amino-acid sequence MFCAYTHLGSLGRKPTHNRYIARTRTAGERRTAETRPYQFDLMRDLSQLVNKSPRNIKRIMEHNACSRSFFNPQRINDVLSRTKTTITSNGICVSVDIGLPMRKRAKHLIDITFSASGQMNSKLLVPLFGQQIGFVRHFKTDRSIDAEMKRNPTIFSRLKTAFGGSSQKIDAEMSQVQAETLKKLLQKSSEQGQKKNEVDNIKIAFAEGYLAATNSDESPKSGKTMKYLKVFQQLLVIVVFIGIFLSLFSSSNGSMFSRIQLGNQVEVDPEEIHVTFDDVKGCDEAKQELKEVVEFLKSPEKFSNLGGKLPKGVLLVGPPGTGKTLLARAVAGEANVPFFHAAGPEFDEVLVGQGARRVRDLFKAAKQRAPCVIFIDEIDSVGAKRTNSVLHPYANQTINQLLAEMDGFHQNAGVIVLGATNRRDDLDQALLRPGRFDVEVVVSTPDFTGRKEILSLYLAKILHDEIDLDMLARGTSGFTGADLENMINQAALRAAIDGAETVTMKHLESARDKVLMGPERKARLPDEEANLITAYHEGGHAIVAYYTKESHPLHKVTIMPRGPSLGHTAYIPEKERYHVTKAQLLAMMDTMMGGRAAEELVFGVEKITSGASSDLKQATSIATHMVKDWGMSEKVGLRTFDNAKGLVAAESLGPNTVEIVDAEIKRILNESYERAKAILRKHTKEHKALAEALLKYETLDAEDIKAIMNDSH; translated from the exons ATGTTTTGTGCATATACACATTTGGGAAGCCTGGGGCGAAAGCCCACACATAATCGCTATATTGCAAGGACAAGAACAGCTGGTGAAAGGAGAACGGCGGAAACAAG ACCTTACCAATTTGATTTGATGAGAGACTTATCACAGCTTGTAAACAAGTCTCCCCGTAATATTAAACGAATAATGGAACACAATGCCTGCTCTCGTTCATTCTTCAACCCACAACGGATAAATGATGTACTATCAAGAACGAAAACCACTATTACCTCGAATGGTATTTGTGTAAGTGTGGATATCGGCTTACCCATGCGAAAGCGTGCCAAACACTTGATTGATATCACTTTTAGTGCATCTGGACAGATGAATTCAAAGTTACTTGTCCCATTATTTGGCCAACAAAT AGGTTTTGTTCGACATTTCAAAACGGATCGCTCTATTGATGCAGAGATGAAAAGGAATCCTACAATATTTTCTAGATTAAAAACAGCTTTCGGCGGAAGCTCACAAAAAATTGATGCGGAAATGTCTCAAGTACAAgcggaaacattaaaaaaattgcttcaaaaaagtAGTGAACAAggacaaaagaaaaatgaa gTGGATAATATTAAAATAGCCTTTGCCGAAGGGTATTTGGCTGCTACAAACTCCGATGAGTCACCTAAATCGGGGAAAACTATGAAATACCTTAAA gTTTTTCAACAACTATTAGTAATAGTTGTCTTCATTGGAATATTTCTAAGTTTGTTTTCGTCCTCAAATGGTTCTATGTTTAG TAGAATACAACTGGGCAACCAAGTAGAAGTAGATCCAGAAGAAATTCATGTGACATTTGATGATGTTAAGGGATGTGATGAAGCGAAACAAGAGTTAAAAGAGGTCGTGGAATTTCTTAAAAGTCCTGAAAAGTTTTCCAATTTGGGGGGTAAATTGCCAAAAGGTGTGCTATTAGTTGGACCTCCTGGTACTGGCAAAACACTACTTGCCCGTGCGGTGGCTGGCGAGGCAAACGTTCCATTCTTCCATGCTGCTGGTCCTGAATTTGATGAAGTACTCGTTGGCCAGGGAGCAAGACGTGTACGCGATCTATTTA AAGCAGCAAAGCAGCGTGCCCCTTGTGTGATTTTTATCGATGAAATCGATTCAGTTGGAGCAAAACGAACGAATTCAGTTTTACATCCATATGCCAACCAAACCATTAATCAATTGTTGGCAGAAATGGACGGTTTCCACCAAAATGCAGGTGTAATCGTATTAGGCGCCACAAATAGGCGAGATGATCTTGACCAAGCCTTATTGCGGCCAGGACGATTTGATGTTGAG GTTGTGGTATCCACCCCAGACTTTACTGGTCGAAAGGAAATCCTTTCActttatttagcaaaaattcTTCATGACGAAATTGATTTGGATATGTTGGCTCGAGGTACATCTGGTTTTACAGGTGCAGATTTGGAGAATATGATAAACCAAGCAGCTTTAag AGCCGCTATAGATGGGGCCGAAACCGTAACAATGAAACATTTGGAAAGTGCACGGGACAAAGTTTTAATGGGTCCCGAAAGAAAGGCCCGGTTACCTGATGAAGAGGCAAACCTTATCACAGCGTACCACGAAGGTGGTCACGCTATTGTTGCTTATTATACTAAG gAATCACACCCATTGCATAAGGTTACAATAATGCCAAGAGGTCCTTCACTTGGTCACACTGCATACATTCCTGAAAAGGAGCGTTACCATGTGACTAAAGCTCAACTTCTAGCCATGATGGATACAATGATGGGAGGAAGAGCAGCGGAAGAGTTAGTTTTTGGTGTGGAAAAAATCACATCCGGGGCGAGCAGTGACTTAAAGCAAGCTACTTCCATCGCAACGCATATGGTCAAAGACTGGGGTATGTCGGAGAAGGTGGGGCTTCGCACATTTGACAATGCAAAAGGACTTGTTGCAGCGGAATCATTAGGCCCAAATACGGTAGAAATAGTTGATGCCGAGATAAAGcgaattttaaatgaaagttACGAGCGCGCTAAGGCAATATTAAGGAAACATACGAAAGAACATAAGGCATTAGCCGAGGCGTTACTAAAGTACGAAACTCTTGACGCGGAAGATATAAAAGCTATAATGAATGATTCGCATTAG